The following coding sequences are from one Aethina tumida isolate Nest 87 chromosome 2, icAetTumi1.1, whole genome shotgun sequence window:
- the LOC109604900 gene encoding 40S ribosomal protein S6, with protein sequence MKLNISCPATGCQKLFEIVDDHKLRIFFDKRIGAEVPADTLDEDWKGYIFKITGGNDKQGFPMKQGVLTNGRVRLLLSGDHSCFRPRRGGERRRKSVRGCIVDSNLSVLSLIIVKKGTKEIAGLTDTNVPRRLGPKRANKIRKLFNLTKQDDVRQYVVKRPLPLKEGKQKERFKAPKVQRLITPEVLQRKRHRLALKKKRCLDRKEKSNAYKKLLAQRLKESKQKRQEMKRRRSASLRESKSSVES encoded by the coding sequence ATGAAGCTGAACATCTCGTGCCCGGCGACCGGCTGCCAGAAGCTGTTCGAGATCGTGGACGACCACAAGCTGCGCATCTTCTTCGACAAGCGCATCGGCGCCGAAGTGCCGGCCGACACCCTCGACGAGGACTGGAAGGGCTACATATTCAAGATCACCGGCGGCAACGACAAGCAGGGCTTCCCGATGAAGCAGGGCGTGCTGACCAACGGTCGCGTCCGCCTCCTCCTCTCCGGCGACCACTCGTGCTTCAGGCCGAGACGCGGCGGCGAGCGGCGCAGGAAGTCGGTACGCGGCTGCATCGTCGACAGCAACCTCAGCGTCCTCTCCCTCATCATCGTCAAGAAGGGGACGAAGGAGATCGCCGGACTGACGGACACCAACGTGCCGAGGCGGCTGGGGCCGAAGCGTGCCAACAAGATCCGGAAGCTGTTCAACCTGACGAAGCAGGACGACGTGCGTCAGTACGTGGTGAAGCGTCCGCTGCCGCTCAAGGAGGGCAAGCAGAAGGAGCGCTTCAAGGCGCCGAAGGTGCAGCGTCTGATCACGCCGGAGGTGCTGCAGCGCAAGCGACACCGGTTGGCGTTGAAGAAGAAGCGGTGCCTGGACCGCAAGGAGAAGTCCAACGCGTACAAGAAGCTGCTGGCGCAGCGGCTCAAGGAGTCCAAGCAGAAAAGGCAGGAGATGAAGAGGCGCCGGTCGGCCAGCTTGAGGGAGAGCAAGAGCAGCGTGGAGAGCTAA
- the LOC109604903 gene encoding uncharacterized protein LOC109604903, whose translation MSDSLIKDILKTGCSQLEAVITSQVYLELCELKKYWDVTYEYKSESGPFVTGSKTKSGPKECFVPSPVSKTFDFMQMQQIIQQHNNYSRVYLVFVSPDSTCVYYQISDGLSEMTDTEAKHLKEDKHEIINAELKKHQNNLEQAAMFGMPVCLSTKSKK comes from the exons ATGAGTGACTCTCTg ATTAAAGACATACTCAAAACTGGATGTTCCCAATTAGAAGCTGTAATTACTTCCCAAGTTTACCTAGAATTGTGTGAAT taaaaaagtaCTGGGACGTGACCTATGAGTATAAATCAGAATCTGGTCCTTTTGTAACTGGATCTAAAACAAAATCTGGCCCCAAGGAATGCTTTGTACCTTCACCAGTTAgtaaaacttttgattttatgCAAATGCAGCAAATAATTCAGCAGCATAATAATTACTCTAG ggTTTATTTGGTATTTGTTAGTCCAGATTCAACGTGCGTTTATTACCAAATATCTGATGGATTGTCTGAAATGACAGATACTGAGGCCAAGCACTTAAAAGAAGATAAGCATGAAATAATCAACGCAGAACTAAAGAAGCACCAGAATAACTTGGAGCAGGCAGCAATGTTTGGAATGCCAGTGTGCTTAAGTACAAAATCTAAGAAGTGA
- the LOC109604897 gene encoding uncharacterized protein LOC109604897 isoform X1 has product MYGDKPPPNEPQQWSVHAEFTISHPGATDPDNVPRTHTERNEDGVRMTYTWTPPPAPPPWTSPPPSASASKSSIESGDRPVRYGYQKGNLFFTSTPPSKRYREGLLTERIAGTGIQDSSGYGSDLLSPNSLASGSLPRPILPYNRKCRSTCNITLTTNQTNQPASNPSSVCGRTQSLRCQTPTAKCDHQENYYGCGDPWCHHLRYGDELSCPGRCSPVMEACESCISGSTQKLPTRASTFSTPVQRELSKRDACVQTTEMIDKCTSPFLKMGYEGGKRKYTRHRTEPIHSRRHSPGVYTPDSLDSSQHISGLSKSKSLRKLTATQPENLSDHSKASDSSKKPRTVHIDVYCTGTELESGDSLSESENDTASTPQTVFESGKVCVTHKKANEDDLPFRLQKQSSRDINKLVEESKQVSDDESVSYPSKISSYSTIRDFSSSISSVPKSWTDYSSSRMTVPDDCDSIANTSWKDTFSDVDSLLQSRSSIAQTDSYDLLNRRLYNSNSIDETPEFEGKKFLDTPSATSLQYSDSFEYANSEDKLRIKKMEDLWKNKAQHNKQWKSPQTERKNLLAQQKKMQDYIANKLKTAKKWDSRDSDSDGSDDSVKGWTFVKGQDVEKSGSFRLNPQEPTKPAIPAQYFAPVCPLAPEVPKLQHTQEPEPHKLQQLAPPQLDPEPPQTETKVCDNPPSPNTKHLMQRMSLDPTLRTPFALFPGFYTEQRYIANRFGTVVNVLRKPGHHIGPAKNPDCTCEHCTRHFESLGRFRTRSVGDSPTFQAPNWKAQFKRDVKSTDRTVESPAVMYTDF; this is encoded by the exons GCCGCCCTGGACCAGCCCGCCGCCTTCGGCGTCCGCCAGCAAGAGCTCCATAGAGAGCGGCGACCGTCCGGTGCGGTACGGCTACCAGAAGGGCAATCTGTTCTTCACGTCGACGCCGCCCTCGAAGCGGTACCGTGAGGGTCTACTCACCGAGAGGATTGCTG GTACGGGAATCCAAGATTCCTCCGGCTACGGCAGCGACCTGCTCTCCCCCAACTCGTTGGCCAGTGGCAGCCTGCCGCGGCCGATCCTGCCGTACAATCGCAAGTGCCGCAGCACCTGCAACATCACCCTAACGACCAACCAAACCAACCAACCGGCCTCCAATCCCTCGTCCGTCTGCGGACGCACCCAAAGCCTGAGGTGCCAGACGCCAACTGCCAAGTGCGACCATCAGGAGAACTATTACGGGTGCGGCGACCCCTGGTGTCACCACTTGAG ATACGGGGACGAGTTGTCGTGTCCGGGACGTTGTTCTCCGGTAATGGAGGCGTGCGAGAGCTGCATCAGTGGCTCCACACAGAAGCTGCCGACCAGAGCTAGCACTTTCTCCACACCGGTGCAGAGGGAGCTGTCGAAGAGGGATGCGTGCGTGCAAACGACTGAAATGATTGACAAGTGCACGTCGCCGTTCCTCAAGATGGGTTACGAGGGTGGCAAAAGGAAGTACACGAGGCACAGAACGGAGCCTATACACAGTCGAAGGCATTCCCCTGGTGTGTACACACCTGATAGTTTGGACTCTTCTCAG cACATTTCCGGACTGTCAAAGTCGAAATCACTCCGCAAATTGACGGCAACACAACCCGAAAACCTGTCCGACCACTCAAAAGCAAGTGACTCGAGTAAAAAGCCTCGCACCGTGCACATCGACGTCTATTGCACCGGAACAGAACTGGAATCCGGTGACAGCTTGTCCGAATCGGAGAACGACACCGCCTCCACCCCACAAACTGTGTTCGAGTCGGGCAAAGTGTGTGTGACTCACAAAAAGGCCAACGAGGATGACCTGCCGTTCCGTTTACAAAAACAGTCCAGCAGGGACATCAACAAGCTGGTGGAGGAGAGTAAGCAGGTATCCGATGATGAAAGTGTGTCCTATCCGTCGAAGATCAGCTCCTATTCGACCATCAGAGACTTTTCCTCGAGCATTTCCAGCGTCCCTAAATCGTGGACCGACTATTCGAGTTCAAGAATGACGGTGCCCGACGATTGTGATTCAATCGCCAACACCTCGTGGAAGGACACGTTTTCTGACGTCGATAGTTTGTTGCAAAGTCGCTCCAGCATTGCCCAAACTGATAGTTATGACCTGCTGAACAGGAGGCTGTACAACTCCAACAGCATCGACGAAACACCCGAGTTTGAGGGCAAGAAGTTCTTGGACACGCCCAGTGCCACCAGCCTCCAATACAGTGACAGTTTTGAGTACGCCAATTCGGAGGACAAGTTGCGAATTAAAAAGATGGAGGACTTGTGGAAGAATAAGGCGCAGCACAACAAACAGTGGAAGTCGCCGCAGACTGAAAGGAAGAACTTGTTGGCCCAGCAGAAAAAAATGCAGGATTACATCGCCAACAAGCTGAAAACTGCCAAGAAGTGGGACTCCAGAGACAGCGACTCTGATGGCAGCGACGACTCCGTTAAAGGTTGGACGTTTGTTAAGGGCCAAGACGTCGAGAAGTCTGGCAGCTTTCGGCTGAATCCTCAGGAACCTACTAAGCCTGCGATACCAGCACAATATTTTGCCCCTGTTTGTCCTTTGGCCCCTGAGGTGCCGAAGCTACAACACACACAAGAACCGGAGCCACATAAACTGCAACAACTAGCCCCGCCCCAATTAGACCCGGAACCACCGCAGACTGAAACTAAAGTATGTGATAATCCTCCGTCTCCCAACACGAAACACCTCATGCAACGCATGAGCCTGGACCCGACGTTGCGCACCCCCTTCGCCCTGTTCCCGGGCTTCTACACGGAGCAACGCTACATCGCCAACCGGTTCGGGACGGTGGTGAACGTGCTGCGCAAGCCCGGCCACCACATCGGCCCGGCCAAGAACCCGGACTGCACCTGCGAACACTGCACGAGACACTTCGAGAGTCTGGGCAGGTTCAGGACCAGATCGGTGGGGGACTCGCCCACCTTCCAGGCGCCCAACTGGAAGGCGCAGTTCAAAAGGGACGTCAAGTCGACGGATCGCACCGTCGAATCGCCCGCCGTTATGTACACGGATTTTTAG
- the LOC109604897 gene encoding uncharacterized protein LOC109604897 isoform X2 — translation MYGDKPPPNEPQQWSVHAEFTISHPGATDPDNVPRTHTERNEDGVRMTYTWTPPPAPPPWTSPPPSASASKSSIESGDRPVRYGYQKGNLFFTSTPPSKRYREGLLTERIAGTGIQDSSGYGSDLLSPNSLASGSLPRPILPYNRKCRSTCNITLTTNQTNQPASNPSSVCGRTQSLRCQTPTAKCDHQENYYGYGDELSCPGRCSPVMEACESCISGSTQKLPTRASTFSTPVQRELSKRDACVQTTEMIDKCTSPFLKMGYEGGKRKYTRHRTEPIHSRRHSPGVYTPDSLDSSQHISGLSKSKSLRKLTATQPENLSDHSKASDSSKKPRTVHIDVYCTGTELESGDSLSESENDTASTPQTVFESGKVCVTHKKANEDDLPFRLQKQSSRDINKLVEESKQVSDDESVSYPSKISSYSTIRDFSSSISSVPKSWTDYSSSRMTVPDDCDSIANTSWKDTFSDVDSLLQSRSSIAQTDSYDLLNRRLYNSNSIDETPEFEGKKFLDTPSATSLQYSDSFEYANSEDKLRIKKMEDLWKNKAQHNKQWKSPQTERKNLLAQQKKMQDYIANKLKTAKKWDSRDSDSDGSDDSVKGWTFVKGQDVEKSGSFRLNPQEPTKPAIPAQYFAPVCPLAPEVPKLQHTQEPEPHKLQQLAPPQLDPEPPQTETKVCDNPPSPNTKHLMQRMSLDPTLRTPFALFPGFYTEQRYIANRFGTVVNVLRKPGHHIGPAKNPDCTCEHCTRHFESLGRFRTRSVGDSPTFQAPNWKAQFKRDVKSTDRTVESPAVMYTDF, via the exons GCCGCCCTGGACCAGCCCGCCGCCTTCGGCGTCCGCCAGCAAGAGCTCCATAGAGAGCGGCGACCGTCCGGTGCGGTACGGCTACCAGAAGGGCAATCTGTTCTTCACGTCGACGCCGCCCTCGAAGCGGTACCGTGAGGGTCTACTCACCGAGAGGATTGCTG GTACGGGAATCCAAGATTCCTCCGGCTACGGCAGCGACCTGCTCTCCCCCAACTCGTTGGCCAGTGGCAGCCTGCCGCGGCCGATCCTGCCGTACAATCGCAAGTGCCGCAGCACCTGCAACATCACCCTAACGACCAACCAAACCAACCAACCGGCCTCCAATCCCTCGTCCGTCTGCGGACGCACCCAAAGCCTGAGGTGCCAGACGCCAACTGCCAAGTGCGACCATCAGGAGAACTATTACGG ATACGGGGACGAGTTGTCGTGTCCGGGACGTTGTTCTCCGGTAATGGAGGCGTGCGAGAGCTGCATCAGTGGCTCCACACAGAAGCTGCCGACCAGAGCTAGCACTTTCTCCACACCGGTGCAGAGGGAGCTGTCGAAGAGGGATGCGTGCGTGCAAACGACTGAAATGATTGACAAGTGCACGTCGCCGTTCCTCAAGATGGGTTACGAGGGTGGCAAAAGGAAGTACACGAGGCACAGAACGGAGCCTATACACAGTCGAAGGCATTCCCCTGGTGTGTACACACCTGATAGTTTGGACTCTTCTCAG cACATTTCCGGACTGTCAAAGTCGAAATCACTCCGCAAATTGACGGCAACACAACCCGAAAACCTGTCCGACCACTCAAAAGCAAGTGACTCGAGTAAAAAGCCTCGCACCGTGCACATCGACGTCTATTGCACCGGAACAGAACTGGAATCCGGTGACAGCTTGTCCGAATCGGAGAACGACACCGCCTCCACCCCACAAACTGTGTTCGAGTCGGGCAAAGTGTGTGTGACTCACAAAAAGGCCAACGAGGATGACCTGCCGTTCCGTTTACAAAAACAGTCCAGCAGGGACATCAACAAGCTGGTGGAGGAGAGTAAGCAGGTATCCGATGATGAAAGTGTGTCCTATCCGTCGAAGATCAGCTCCTATTCGACCATCAGAGACTTTTCCTCGAGCATTTCCAGCGTCCCTAAATCGTGGACCGACTATTCGAGTTCAAGAATGACGGTGCCCGACGATTGTGATTCAATCGCCAACACCTCGTGGAAGGACACGTTTTCTGACGTCGATAGTTTGTTGCAAAGTCGCTCCAGCATTGCCCAAACTGATAGTTATGACCTGCTGAACAGGAGGCTGTACAACTCCAACAGCATCGACGAAACACCCGAGTTTGAGGGCAAGAAGTTCTTGGACACGCCCAGTGCCACCAGCCTCCAATACAGTGACAGTTTTGAGTACGCCAATTCGGAGGACAAGTTGCGAATTAAAAAGATGGAGGACTTGTGGAAGAATAAGGCGCAGCACAACAAACAGTGGAAGTCGCCGCAGACTGAAAGGAAGAACTTGTTGGCCCAGCAGAAAAAAATGCAGGATTACATCGCCAACAAGCTGAAAACTGCCAAGAAGTGGGACTCCAGAGACAGCGACTCTGATGGCAGCGACGACTCCGTTAAAGGTTGGACGTTTGTTAAGGGCCAAGACGTCGAGAAGTCTGGCAGCTTTCGGCTGAATCCTCAGGAACCTACTAAGCCTGCGATACCAGCACAATATTTTGCCCCTGTTTGTCCTTTGGCCCCTGAGGTGCCGAAGCTACAACACACACAAGAACCGGAGCCACATAAACTGCAACAACTAGCCCCGCCCCAATTAGACCCGGAACCACCGCAGACTGAAACTAAAGTATGTGATAATCCTCCGTCTCCCAACACGAAACACCTCATGCAACGCATGAGCCTGGACCCGACGTTGCGCACCCCCTTCGCCCTGTTCCCGGGCTTCTACACGGAGCAACGCTACATCGCCAACCGGTTCGGGACGGTGGTGAACGTGCTGCGCAAGCCCGGCCACCACATCGGCCCGGCCAAGAACCCGGACTGCACCTGCGAACACTGCACGAGACACTTCGAGAGTCTGGGCAGGTTCAGGACCAGATCGGTGGGGGACTCGCCCACCTTCCAGGCGCCCAACTGGAAGGCGCAGTTCAAAAGGGACGTCAAGTCGACGGATCGCACCGTCGAATCGCCCGCCGTTATGTACACGGATTTTTAG